The Papaver somniferum cultivar HN1 chromosome 3, ASM357369v1, whole genome shotgun sequence genome includes a region encoding these proteins:
- the LOC113356566 gene encoding cystathionine beta-lyase, chloroplastic-like, with translation MVTSTFNPSFCSLSSNLNHQGLSRGVHLGRFALSRKVSPSVLPKKFELRCSIDRDMDIRPSVLVDGVPESLNGMDSNKEPSVSTILLNFENPFDPYGASSTPLYQTATFKQPSGTENGLYDYTRSGNPTRDVLERLLAKLDRADRAFCFTTGMAALATVTHLVETGQEIVAGDDIYGGSDRLLSHVLPGKGVVVKRVNMSDLNEVASSIGPLTKLVWLESPTNPRLQICDIRKIAEIAHDNGALVLVDNSIMSPVLSQPLELGADIVMHSATKFISGHADVMAGVLAVKGESLAKQIAFLQNAEGAALAPFDCWICLRGIKTMSLRVERQQENAQKIAEYLFSNSRVKKVNYAGLSGHPGSSLHYSQAKGAGSVLSFLTGSVALSKHIVEATKYFNITVSFGSVKSLISMPCFMSHASIPAAVRESRGLTEDLVRISVGIEDVNDLIADLDYAIRTGPV, from the exons ATGGTTACTTCCACTTTCAATCCTTCGTTCTGCTCTCTTTCTTCTAACCTCAATCACCAG GGCTTGTCACGTGGAGTTCATTTGGGGAGGTTTGCGTTGAGCAGGAAGGTGTCTCCATCAGTTTTACCTAAGAAATTTGAATTGCGTTGCTCTATTGATAGAGATATGGATATTAGACCATCTGTTTTGGTAGATGGTGTCCCCGAAAGCTTAAATG GAATGGACTCGAATAAGGAACCAAGTGTTTCAACAATTTTATTGAACTTTGAGAATCCTTTTGATCCTTATGGTGCCTCCAGTACACCTCTTTATCAAACGGCTACCTTTAAGCAG CCTTCTGGAACAGAAAATGGCCTTTATGACTATACTAGAAGTGGAAATCCTACTCGAGATGTACTGGAAAG GCTTCTGGCTAAGCTTGATAGGGCAGACCGTGCATTTTGCTTTACAACTGGAATGGCGGCTTTGGCTACTGTGACCCATCTTGTTGAAACTG GTCAGGAAATCGTTGCCGGAGATGACATATATGGTGGTTCAGATCGGTTGCTTTCACATGTACTTCCAGGAAAAGGAGTAGTTGTGAA GCGTGTTAATATGTCTGATTTGAATGAGGTTGCTTCTTCTATTGGTCCGTTGACAAAGCTAGTGTGGTTGGAGAGTCCAACTAACCCTCGCCTTCAGATCTGTGATATACGT aaaattgctGAGATTGCTCATGATAATGGTGCTCTAGTGCTGGTGGATAACAGTATAATGTCTCCTGTATTGTCACAACCATTGGAACTTGGAGCAG ACATTGTAATGCACTCAGCTACCAAATTTATATCTGGGCATGCAGACGTCATGGCAGGAGTCCTTGCTGTCAAGGGAGAAAG CTTGGCGAAGCAAATAGCCTTCTTACAAAATGCAGAGGGAGCTGCATTAGCTCCGTTTGACTGTTGGATTTGCTTGCGGGGCATTAAAACCATGTCTTTACGTGTTGAGAGGCAGCAG GAAAATGCCCAAAAGATAGCTGAATATCTGTTTTCAAATTCTCGAGTGAAAAAAGTTAACTATGCTGGTCTTTCTGGCCATCCTGGAAGCTCTTTGCACTATTCTCAG GCAAAGGGAGCCGGTTCTGTGCTGAGCTTTTTGACGGGATCCGTAGCACTCTCAAAACACATTGTGGAAGCAACCAAGTACTTCAACATTACCGTCAGTTTTG GAAGTGTGAAGTCACTTATAAGCATGCCCTGCTTCATGTCCCATGCAAGCATACCCGCTGCAGTTCGTGAATCGAGGGGTTTGACAGAAGATCTTGTGCGTATATCTGTAGGAATTGAGGACGTTAATGATTTGATTGCCGATTTGGATTATGCAATAAGAACAGGACCTGTTTAA